One window of Manihot esculenta cultivar AM560-2 chromosome 17, M.esculenta_v8, whole genome shotgun sequence genomic DNA carries:
- the LOC122722201 gene encoding polygalacturonase-like: MGSKVHVCAAYLVLLFAFTSGAQPNTFDVTKYGAKEGSDITKALLSAWKGACGAAGSGKVVIPKGKYSLGVVDLLGPCKGAMHLQVEGTLVAPAKASQHRKNSWVTLRYLDRLTVSGGGAFDGQGEIAWQRESCGGGCKKALPVVRKSERYFTNGHS, from the exons ATGGGTTCCAAGGTACATGTGTGCGCAGCATATTTGGTGTTACTGTTCGCCTTTACCAGCGGAGCTCAGcccaatacctttgatgtcacaaAATATGGTGCGAAGGAGGGGTCGGATATCACTAAG GCTTTACTGAGTGCGTGGAAGGGGGCTTGTGGAGCAGCGGGTTCCGGCAAAGTCGTGATACCAAAAGGGAAGTACTCATTAGGCGTGGTGGATTTGCTAGGCCCTTGCAAGGGTGCCATGCATCTTCAAGTGGAAGGAACGTTGGTGGCGCCAGCAAAAGCTAGCCAGCACCGCAAGAATAGCTGGGTTACATTGAGATACCTGGACCGATTAACGGTATCCGGTGGTGGGGCCTTCGACGGACAAGGAGAAATTGCTTGGCAGCGGGAGAGCTGTGGCGGCGGATGCAAGAAAGCACTTCCAGTTGTAAGAAAATCCGAACGCTACTTTACTAACGGTCATTCATAG
- the LOC122722200 gene encoding polygalacturonase-like has protein sequence MCAQHIWCYCSPLPAELSPIPFDVTKYGAKEGSDITKALLSAWKGACGAAGSGKVVIPKGKYSLGVVDLLGPCKGAMHLQVEGTLVAPAKASQHRKNSWVTLRYLDRLTVSGGGAFDGQGEIAWQRESCGGGCKKALPVLRFLCVTVLSKLYQNLRFDFVTNSIVEDVTSIDSKQFHVNLLGSKNLTFQRFSVKAPGHSPNTDGIHIGRSEEINIIDSNIMTGDDCISIGRGSRQVRITNVRCGHGHGISIGSLGKYEKEEPVSGIYVKNCTIYDTDNGVRIKTWPALHGGSVSNIQFEDIVMQNVSNPIIIDQMYCPHNECNRKVTFQFLFFHNKKENLYIWVCYNYAKILRLFADAIKS, from the exons ATGTGTGCGCAGCATATTTGGTGTTACTGTTCGCCTTTACCAGCGGAGCTCAGCCCAATACCTTTTGATGTCACAAAATATGGTGCGAAGGAGGGGTCGGATATCACTAAG GCTTTACTGAGTGCGTGGAAGGGGGCTTGTGGAGCAGCGGGTTCCGGCAAAGTCGTGATACCAAAAGGGAAGTACTCATTAGGCGTGGTGGATTTGCTAGGCCCTTGCAAGGGTGCCATGCATCTTCAAGTGGAAGGAACGTTGGTGGCGCCAGCAAAAGCTAGCCAGCACCGCAAGAATAGCTGGGTTACATTGAGATACCTGGACCGATTAACGGTATCCGGTGGTGGGGCCTTCGACGGACAAGGAGAAATTGCTTGGCAGCGGGAGAGCTGTGGCGGCGGATGCAAGAAAGCACTTCCAGTT CTACGTTTTCTCTGCGTAACTGTTCTATCAAAACTGTATCAGAACCTAAGGTTTGACTTCGTCACCAACAGCATAGTCGAGGACGTGACATCCATAGATAGCAAGCAGTTCCACGTCAATCTCCTCGGCAGCAAAAACCTTACCTTCCAGCGATTTTCGGTGAAAGCGCCGGGGCATAGTCCCAACACGGATGGAATTCACATTGGACggtcggaggagatcaacaTTATTGATTCAAACATTATGACCGGTGATGATTGCATCTCCATTGGCCGGGGGAGCAGGCAAGTACGAATCACAAACGTAAGGTGCGGACACGGGCATGGCATTAGTATTGGAAGTTTAGGAAAGTACGAGAAGGAAGAACCTGTGTCTGGAATTTATGTGAAGAATTGCACAATATACGACACCGACAATGGCGTGAGAATTAAGACTTGGCCCGCATTGCATGGTGGCAGTGTGTCGAATATCCAGTTCGAGGATATCGTCATGCAAAACGTCAGCAATCCCatcattatagatcaaatgtacTGCCCGCATAACGAATGCAATCGCAAGgtaacttttcaatttttattttttcacaacaagaaggagaatttatatatatgggTGTGTTACAATTATGCTAAAATATTGCGACTTTTTGCAGATGCCatcaaaagttaa
- the LOC110607789 gene encoding exopolygalacturonase-like, giving the protein MTGDDCISIGRGSRQVRITNVRCGHGHGISIGSLGKYEKEEPVSGIYVKNCTIYDTDNGVRIKTWPALHGGSVSNIQFEDIVMQNVSNPIIIDQMYCPHNECNRKMPSKVKISDVIFKNIRGSSRTPTAVQLTCSSSVPCKNVELSNVNLQYTGSKGPAKSICTNVKPKIIGKLIPRGC; this is encoded by the exons ATGACCGGTGATGATTGCATCTCCATTGGCCGGGGGAGCAGGCAAGTACGAATCACAAACGTAAGGTGCGGACACGGGCATGGCATTAGTATTGGAAGTTTAGGAAAGTACGAGAAGGAAGAACCTGTGTCTGGAATTTATGTGAAGAATTGCACAATATACGACACCGACAATGGCGTGAGAATTAAGACTTGGCCCGCATTGCATGGTGGCAGTGTGTCGAATATCCAGTTCGAGGATATCGTCATGCAAAACGTCAGCAATCCCatcattatagatcaaatgtacTGCCCGCATAACGAATGCAATCGCAAG ATGCCatcaaaagttaaaataagCGACGTCATCTTCAAGAATATTCGAGGATCGTCAAGAACGCCCACAGCCGTTCAATTGACATGCAGCAGCAGCGTACCATGCAAGAACGTTGAACTTTCTAACGTTAACCTCCAGTACACCGGATCTAAGGGTCCTGCAAAATCtatttgtacaaatgttaagCCTAAGATTATAGGAAAGTTGATTCCGAGAGGATGTTAA